One stretch of Hydrogenovibrio kuenenii DSM 12350 DNA includes these proteins:
- a CDS encoding cupin domain-containing protein codes for MYMTHENEHEYRFETHGPKYLTNGPNVDLGVVVITPGEHHPCHKHVIQEESFLGLEGECAVYVDGERVVIKPGTYLRCDPNEAHYFRNETDTPFKAVFIKAPHLEEKDSVYIDWEPGQPFIKEDV; via the coding sequence ATGTATATGACTCATGAAAATGAACATGAATATCGTTTTGAAACCCATGGCCCAAAATATCTAACGAATGGGCCTAATGTTGATTTAGGCGTGGTGGTGATTACGCCGGGCGAGCATCACCCTTGCCATAAACATGTGATTCAAGAAGAATCATTTTTAGGGCTAGAAGGCGAGTGTGCGGTGTATGTGGATGGTGAGCGTGTGGTTATCAAGCCGGGCACCTATTTGCGTTGCGACCCGAACGAAGCGCACTACTTCCGTAATGAAACTGACACGCCATTTAAAGCGGTGTTTATCAAAGCGCCACATTTGGAAGAAAAAGACTCGGTTTATATTGATTGGGAACCTGGTCAGCCATTTATTAAAGAAGATGTTTGA
- the dut gene encoding dUTP diphosphatase — protein MTIQVEYKILDKRLGNEIEMPHYGTKGSAGLDLRACIDAPMTIEPGQTVLIPTGMAIHLDDAGLAAMLLPRSGLGHKHGIVLGNLVGLIDSDYQGELKVSCWNRSDKPYTVEVGERIAQMVIVPVLQPVFTEVEEFGDATERGAGGFGHTGTH, from the coding sequence ATGACCATTCAAGTCGAGTATAAAATCTTAGATAAACGTTTGGGTAATGAAATAGAAATGCCGCACTATGGTACCAAAGGTTCTGCCGGACTCGATTTGCGTGCTTGTATTGACGCCCCTATGACGATTGAGCCAGGACAAACGGTTCTGATTCCGACGGGCATGGCAATCCATTTGGATGATGCCGGTCTGGCAGCGATGTTACTGCCGCGCTCTGGTTTAGGGCATAAGCATGGTATTGTGCTGGGTAACTTGGTAGGATTAATCGACTCCGATTACCAGGGGGAGCTTAAAGTATCTTGCTGGAACCGTAGCGATAAGCCCTATACAGTTGAAGTGGGTGAACGTATTGCGCAAATGGTGATTGTGCCTGTATTACAACCGGTTTTTACAGAGGTAGAAGAGTTTGGTGATGCCACTGAACGTGGTGCTGGTGGCTTTGGTCATACTGGAACGCATTAA
- a CDS encoding MFS transporter: MQRIPQNIWALGWVSFFTDLATAIIKPLIPIYVVLVLNQGMDKLGYILAITTFVSYLLRWFGGWLSDKFQVTKPLLIAGYGLSMIMKPLMAFATTWQSVAFFSASERLGKAIRSAPKDVLISASASTNRQGRAFGVHKTLDIAGETLGGVVAFVLLSWLGQSAGHIQMIFALTLFPGLVGLLILIFFVEDRLKNHSNTTQKPTTDFTATSEAKTTFDKGLWGWFWIYFLTMFFMINESFMLVRGHEVGIATFWLPLLMVSSGLTQTLISYSVGKRLDAKGTRLLMLISIGSACLSTLLLLSNIPYLTVVAFILQGVFMVTGLNALRTRIGQTRHAKGKAYGIFYLGTAVAMATGNLVVGQIWEHLGNHQALQFSLIGLLLLLSISLLKPKLLPENGIHSKSTHA; encoded by the coding sequence ATGCAGCGCATACCTCAAAACATCTGGGCTCTTGGTTGGGTCAGTTTTTTTACCGACCTCGCGACGGCCATTATCAAACCGCTTATACCTATTTATGTGGTACTCGTGCTCAATCAAGGTATGGACAAACTTGGCTATATTCTTGCCATCACAACTTTCGTTTCCTATCTGTTACGCTGGTTCGGTGGCTGGTTAAGCGATAAATTTCAAGTCACGAAACCTTTGCTCATTGCTGGGTATGGCCTTTCTATGATAATGAAGCCCCTGATGGCTTTTGCAACCACCTGGCAAAGCGTTGCTTTTTTCAGCGCATCTGAACGACTTGGCAAAGCGATTAGAAGCGCTCCTAAAGATGTGCTAATTTCTGCATCAGCTTCTACTAATCGACAAGGACGAGCCTTCGGTGTACATAAAACATTGGATATTGCAGGAGAGACATTAGGCGGTGTTGTCGCTTTTGTATTGTTGAGTTGGTTAGGCCAATCTGCTGGGCACATTCAAATGATTTTTGCTCTCACGCTCTTTCCTGGCTTGGTCGGCTTATTGATTTTGATTTTCTTTGTCGAAGATCGTTTAAAAAATCATTCAAATACTACTCAAAAACCCACAACCGATTTCACCGCAACTTCAGAAGCAAAAACGACTTTCGACAAAGGTTTGTGGGGTTGGTTCTGGATTTATTTTTTAACCATGTTCTTTATGATCAATGAGTCGTTCATGCTGGTAAGAGGTCACGAAGTGGGCATTGCAACCTTCTGGCTACCGCTACTCATGGTTAGCTCTGGCTTAACACAAACTCTAATCAGTTATAGTGTCGGTAAACGTTTGGATGCAAAAGGCACGCGCTTATTAATGTTAATCAGCATTGGCTCTGCTTGTCTTTCCACTTTACTACTTCTTTCAAACATCCCTTATTTGACGGTTGTTGCATTTATACTGCAAGGCGTATTTATGGTAACTGGGCTCAATGCCTTGCGTACGCGCATTGGTCAAACGCGTCACGCAAAAGGTAAAGCTTACGGCATTTTCTACCTTGGAACAGCTGTTGCCATGGCTACCGGCAATCTTGTCGTTGGGCAAATATGGGAACACCTCGGCAACCACCAAGCATTACAATTTTCCTTAATAGGGTTGCTGCTTCTATTAAGCATTTCACTACTGAAACCCAAGCTTCTGCCCGAGAATGGAATTCATTCCAAATCAACTCATGCATAA
- a CDS encoding class II aldolase/adducin family protein: MQNYWNEAEAATISSDLDMRVYTSRLLGKDMNLVMHGGGNTSVKSQVNGEDILYVKGSGWDLETIEPAGFAPVKLDALLKMAELDSMSDMDMVAQQRQAMIDASAPNPSVEAILHAVIPFKFVDHTHADALVTISNTPNGEALLKELYGDSVIFVPYVMPGFILAKAVYEQTKTLDWSKVKGMVLMNHGLFTFSDSGKEAYDMMIELAGMAEDFLSAKTHLPEAKAEQEISEDYLTALTDCVAKIKSPETPENIIGLVNESTVSQVFAQQSDAVLEQVSVLTPDHIIRTKQKPVVLSGDIELIETEVQAYVAAYQDYFNRFQTHEISLNPAPHYAVIKGVGSVAFGQSEKEVEIIQDINNHTFEAILRAQDLGGYQPLSDAELFEMEYWELEQAKLKKG; encoded by the coding sequence ATGCAAAATTATTGGAATGAAGCTGAGGCTGCAACGATTAGCAGTGATTTAGATATGCGCGTTTATACCTCGCGTTTATTGGGTAAAGACATGAACCTTGTCATGCATGGCGGAGGTAATACCTCGGTTAAATCTCAAGTAAATGGTGAAGATATTCTTTATGTCAAAGGTTCTGGCTGGGATTTGGAAACGATTGAGCCAGCAGGCTTCGCCCCGGTAAAACTAGACGCACTATTGAAAATGGCGGAACTCGACAGTATGTCGGATATGGACATGGTGGCGCAACAACGCCAAGCAATGATTGATGCATCGGCGCCAAACCCTTCGGTAGAAGCCATTTTACATGCAGTGATTCCGTTTAAGTTTGTCGACCACACCCATGCCGATGCATTGGTAACAATTAGTAACACACCTAATGGCGAAGCTTTATTGAAAGAGCTTTATGGTGATTCTGTGATATTTGTTCCTTATGTCATGCCTGGTTTTATTTTGGCAAAAGCCGTTTATGAACAAACCAAAACATTGGATTGGTCAAAGGTCAAAGGTATGGTGCTGATGAACCATGGCTTGTTCACGTTTTCAGACTCTGGTAAAGAAGCCTATGACATGATGATTGAATTGGCAGGCATGGCCGAAGATTTTCTATCCGCAAAAACGCATTTACCTGAAGCGAAAGCTGAGCAAGAAATTTCCGAAGATTATTTAACGGCACTAACCGATTGTGTTGCAAAAATTAAGTCGCCTGAGACACCAGAAAATATTATCGGATTGGTCAATGAATCGACGGTTTCACAAGTGTTTGCACAACAGTCGGATGCGGTTTTGGAGCAGGTGAGTGTGTTGACGCCAGATCATATTATTCGCACCAAGCAAAAGCCAGTCGTATTGTCGGGAGACATTGAGTTGATTGAAACAGAAGTTCAGGCTTATGTGGCTGCGTATCAAGACTACTTTAATCGTTTTCAAACGCATGAAATTAGCCTCAACCCAGCACCTCATTATGCGGTCATTAAAGGGGTGGGTTCAGTAGCATTTGGACAGTCTGAAAAAGAAGTCGAAATCATCCAAGACATTAATAATCATACTTTTGAAGCAATTTTGAGAGCACAAGATCTTGGCGGTTATCAGCCTCTTTCGGATGCGGAATTGTTTGAAATGGAATATTGGGAATTAGAGCAGGCTAAGCTTAAAAAAGGGTAA